In the genome of Shewanella denitrificans OS217, the window GAGAATTTGTTGCGTGCTCTTGACGAGCTAGGTTATGAAAACCCTACCCCAATTCAATCTGCTAGTATCGATCCGCTTATGGCGGGTAAAGATATTATCGGTCAGGCACAAACAGGTACAGGTAAAACTGGCGCCTTCGCTCTGCCGTTACTAAATAAAGTGGACATGAAAATCAATGCACCACAGATTTTAGTCCTAGCCCCAACACGTGAACTCGCCGTTCAGGTTGCCGAAGCATTCGGTAGCTACGCTAAACACATGAAAGGCTTCCACGTACTGCCGATTTACGGCGGTCAAAGCATGCATCAGCAATTAAGCGCCCTTAAGCGTGGACCACAAGTGATTGTTGGTACTCCTGGTCGCGTAATGGATCACATGCGTCGTGGCACTTTAAAATTAGATTCATTAAAAGCACTCGTGCTTGATGAAGCTGATGAAATGCTAAAAATGGGCTTTATCGATGATATCGAATGGGTATTAGAGCATAAGCCAAAAGACAGCCAACTTGCCCTTTTCTCTGCCACTATGCCAGAGCAAATTAAGCGTGTTGCTGCTAAGCATTTAACCAACCCAGTGAACATCAGCATTGCTGCTAGCACAACGACAGTTGAATCTATCGATCAACGTTTCGTACAAGTATCACAGCACAACAAACTTGAAGCCCTAGTGCGCGTATTAGAAGTTGAAAACACTGAAGGTGTTATCATTTTCGTTCGTACCCGTAATAGTTGTGTTGAGTTAGCTGAAAAGCTAGAAGCTCGCGGCTATGCTTCATCGCCACTCCATGGCGACATGAATCAACAAGCCCGTGAACGCGCCGTTGATCAGCTTAAGCGTGGCAAATTAGACATTCTAATTGCAACAGATGTTGCGGCTCGTGGTCTAGACGTTGAACGTATTGGTCACGTAGTAAACTACGATATCCCTTATGATACAGAAGCTTATGTTCACCGTATCGGCCGTACTGGTCGTGCTGGTCGTACAGGTATGGCAATTTTGTTTGTGACTAGCCGTGAAATGCGCATGCTGCGCACTATCGAGCGCGCCACCAACAGCCGCATCGCTCCCATGAAAGTGCCAAGCCCTGAGTCAGTGGCAGAGCGCCGTTTGTCTCGTTTAGGCGAGCTAATTCAAGAAACCTTAAATGGTGACTTGGACTTCATGAAGAGTGCAGTTGCCGAATTATGCCAACAGCTAGAAGTTGATACTGATTTACTTGCCGCTGCACTTTTACAGCAAGTACAAGCCGAACGTCCGCTGCAATTACCTGCCATCCAAGAGCGTCAGCGTGATTCTCGTGATGAGCGCAGTGAACGTAGTGGCGAGCGCAGTGAACGTAGTGGTGACCGCGGCGAACGCAGCCAGCGTCCACGTCGTGATGCACGTCCAGCGCCTACTAGCTTTGGTGGCCCAGAAGGCCTTAAAGATAACCCAGACGTGAAGATGAACCGTTATGTTATCGATGTAGGTCGTGATAATGGTGTTGGTGTAGGTAACATTGTTGGCGCAATCGCTAACGAAGCTAACCTAGACAGCCGTTACATAGGTCAAATCCAATTGTACGATCAAGTGACTACCGTTGATTTGCCTGATGGTATGCCAAAAGATGTACTGCAGCACTTACGTAAAGTCCGTGTCTGTGGCCGTGCATTAAACTTGCGTGAAGCAGGCAGTGAAACGTTCGTTGACTCAGGTCGCAGCAGTGCACCACGTAGCGATCGTCCAAGCCGTCCACGTGGCGACCGTCCAGCAGGTGCTGAACGTCGTCCACGTAAGCCAAGAGATAACGGCTAATCAATAGCCCGCGTTTTTAAGGTCAAGTGACGAAAAAAGGAGCCGAAAGGCTCCTTTTTTATCTAGTCAGCGTTTAGTAGCAATCTTATTGACTCTACCACCCAAACTATTTTTGTTATGCAGTGGTCAGCGTCGAAGATAATTAGACATAATTTCAACTATCAACGCTAGATAAATATGCCTATTAAAGTTTTACGTATATCTCACTCTAATAAACATACAAGATAAAATACTTAATAATATAAACAGAGAAATAGAACCTCCTGATGCAGACTCTGAATTAGGCACGATAACCTCTTGAGGTTGACTAGCCTGGCTAAAGGTTGCCATCAATGAAATGTTACTCCCTTTTTCTATAATACAATCTTTATAACTTTTTGTTGGGAAATAGTAAAACTTGTCACTATTGAACTCCCCTGTTGCCAGATCATCATATCCATCATTATTAAAATCAGCAATTGAGGTTGCTGTTAATCCCTCAGTTTTTCTTGTTATAGTGTGCATCGCTGAAAAGGTATTATTCCCTTGGTTGTAATATAGTCCCAAAATTGATGGCCTATAATAGGATGCAAGAATATCTATCAAGCCATTGTTATCCACATCACCGAAAGCAACACCATAACTTGCACCTACTGAATCAACCAATGTTCTAATTACATCCTTTTTATCTATGGTATAAAGTGCAACGTCACCTTTAATTATTTCTGCAGCAACAACAATAAGTTTTTCAGAATCTTCCTGAAGATAAGAGTCAAGTGTCATAGCGGCAGTATCTGACAATTTATTCATAACGGTAAAATTATTATTATCATTAACATAAAGGCTAGTGTTTTCATTTTTTATGCTATTGACTAATTGAAACAAATCACCACTCGTATCGGCTGTGAATGAGGAAATAATTAAATCAGGCTGCTTATCACTATTTATATCTGTAATGGATATTGAATATGGCATTACTCCTTCAATAATAATATCTCGATTGAACTCCATCCCCCCATTACCATTATTATAAAATAATTTAATTTTTGAACTTCCAAATTCAGCAACAGCTAAATCTTGATCTCCATCATTATCCCAATCATAAAAAGCTAACGCTGTAGGATAATTCAAATTCGTCACTACTACATGTTGCTTAAATTCACCTGAGCCATCATTTATTAAAGTGGTAACCTTCCCATTAAAAAGTTGAATTGAGGCCAGATCAATAAACCCATCTCCATTAATATCTGCACTAACTAATGTTTTGGAACCGCCAGTTGTTCTCGTGATAATGGATTCAGTCTCATTTACTATAAGCTGGTCACCAAAATCACACATCTGCCCTGTCCAGCCATAAAAGCTACCATTATCCTTAGGTGTTGCTATCAAAGTATTTAATGGAAGATCATTCTCAATTATGCAATTTACATCACAAGTTATACTCGCTTCAGATGCATTGATTGTTCCCTTTCCTCCTATCTCAATGCTAATAATATCTGCAACGGATGCAGTACTTAAGCTCGATGCCATGAGGCTAATTAAAAAAAACAATTTTGCTTTATTTTTTATCATTGTAAAATCCATATAGTATGTCCTTGTAGAAGCTTGTGTTGTAATCACCATGTGGCTACCGTACAATGATTTGATGATAATGAAAATATTATTTTTAAATTTTACAATAAGAAACAACAAGTTAAACAAAGGAAGTTCTAGTGGTTAGTTTTAAATTAGCTGAATACCTAGTGTACCCAGAGCACAATAAACTGGAGTTGAATGGTGTACAGGTTAAAGTTGAACCTAAAATCATGGAGATTTTATGTTTTTTAATCCAACATCGTGGACAAGTCATAAGCCGTGAATACATTGCTACTAATCTTTGGCCTAACTCTGTAGTTGGACTAGATGTTGTCACCAGGGCAATATTTGAACTTAGAAAAGTTTTGAATGATTCAGCC includes:
- a CDS encoding DEAD/DEAH box helicase; translation: MSSNERTFRELGLSENLLRALDELGYENPTPIQSASIDPLMAGKDIIGQAQTGTGKTGAFALPLLNKVDMKINAPQILVLAPTRELAVQVAEAFGSYAKHMKGFHVLPIYGGQSMHQQLSALKRGPQVIVGTPGRVMDHMRRGTLKLDSLKALVLDEADEMLKMGFIDDIEWVLEHKPKDSQLALFSATMPEQIKRVAAKHLTNPVNISIAASTTTVESIDQRFVQVSQHNKLEALVRVLEVENTEGVIIFVRTRNSCVELAEKLEARGYASSPLHGDMNQQARERAVDQLKRGKLDILIATDVAARGLDVERIGHVVNYDIPYDTEAYVHRIGRTGRAGRTGMAILFVTSREMRMLRTIERATNSRIAPMKVPSPESVAERRLSRLGELIQETLNGDLDFMKSAVAELCQQLEVDTDLLAAALLQQVQAERPLQLPAIQERQRDSRDERSERSGERSERSGDRGERSQRPRRDARPAPTSFGGPEGLKDNPDVKMNRYVIDVGRDNGVGVGNIVGAIANEANLDSRYIGQIQLYDQVTTVDLPDGMPKDVLQHLRKVRVCGRALNLREAGSETFVDSGRSSAPRSDRPSRPRGDRPAGAERRPRKPRDNG
- a CDS encoding FG-GAP repeat domain-containing protein; this translates as MDFTMIKNKAKLFFLISLMASSLSTASVADIISIEIGGKGTINASEASITCDVNCIIENDLPLNTLIATPKDNGSFYGWTGQMCDFGDQLIVNETESIITRTTGGSKTLVSADINGDGFIDLASIQLFNGKVTTLINDGSGEFKQHVVVTNLNYPTALAFYDWDNDGDQDLAVAEFGSSKIKLFYNNGNGGMEFNRDIIIEGVMPYSISITDINSDKQPDLIISSFTADTSGDLFQLVNSIKNENTSLYVNDNNNFTVMNKLSDTAAMTLDSYLQEDSEKLIVVAAEIIKGDVALYTIDKKDVIRTLVDSVGASYGVAFGDVDNNGLIDILASYYRPSILGLYYNQGNNTFSAMHTITRKTEGLTATSIADFNNDGYDDLATGEFNSDKFYYFPTKSYKDCIIEKGSNISLMATFSQASQPQEVIVPNSESASGGSISLFILLSILSCMFIRVRYT